Proteins encoded together in one Hevea brasiliensis isolate MT/VB/25A 57/8 chromosome 16, ASM3005281v1, whole genome shotgun sequence window:
- the LOC110668512 gene encoding beta-galactosidase 3 — protein sequence MGTSSVSKLLSLVCLVMCLGSQLVQSSVTYDSKAIVINDQRRILFSGSIHYPRSTPDMWEDLINKAKDGGVDVIETYVFWNVHEPTQGNYNFEGRYDLVRFIKTIQKAGLYAHLRIGPYVCAEWNFGGFPVWLKYVPGISFRTDNEPFKRAMKVFTEKIVGLMKSENLFESQGGPIILSQIENEYGSQSKLLGATGYNYMTWAANMAIQTGTGVPWVMCKEEDAPDPVINTCNGFYCDSFSPNKPYKPTIWTEAWSGWFTEFGGPIHQRPVQDLAFAVARFIQKGGSFVNYYMYHGGTNFGRSAGGPFITTSYDYDAPIDEYGLIRQPKYGHLKELHRSIKMCERALVSTDPIVTELGTYQQAHVYSSESGDCAAFLANYDTKSAARVLFNNMHYSLPPWSISILPDCRNVVFNTAKVGVQTSQMEMLPANDEMLSWESYDEDISSLDDSSTFTALGLLEQINVTRDASDYLWYITSVDIGSSESFLHGGKLPTLIVQSAGHAVHIFVNGELSGSAFGTRENKRFTYTGKVNLRAGKNKIALLSVAVGLQNVGGHFETWNTGILGPVALHGLDQGKWDLSWQKWTYQVGLKGEAMNLVSPNSVSSVGWMEASLIAKRQQPLTWHKAYFNAPDGNEPLALDMEGMGKGQIWINGQSIGRYWTAYATGNCNGCSYAGTFRPSKCQLGCGQPTQRWYHMPRSWLKPTQNLLVVFEELGGNPSRISLVKRSMTSVCADVSEFHPTIKNWQIESYGRAEEFHSPKVHLRCSPGQSISSIKFASFGTPLGTCGSYQQGPCHAPASYNIVEKKCIGKQRCTITISNSNFGQDPCPNVLKRLSVEAVCAPTN from the exons ATGGGAACGAGCTCAGTTTCCAAGTTGTTGAGTTTGGTATGCTTGGTCATGTGTTTAGGTTCTCAGCTGGTTCAGTCTAGTGTGACCTACGATAGCAAGGCAATTGTGATTAATGACCAAAGGAGAATCCTCTTCTCTGGTTCCATTCATTATCCCAGAAGCACCCCTGAT ATGTGGGAAGATCTGATAAATAAGGCGAAAGATGGGGGAGTGGATGTGATTGAGACCTATGTCTTCTGGAATGTGCATGAGCCTACTCAGGGAAAT TACAATTTTGAAGGGAGATATGATCTGGTGAGATTCATAAAGACAATACAGAAAGCAGGCCTCTATGCTCATCTTCGCATCGGACCTTACGTTTGTGCAGAGTGGAATTTTGG AGGCTTTCCTGTTTGGTTAAAGTATGTCCCAGGCATCAGCTTTAGAACAGACAATGAGCCTTTCAag AGGGCAATGAAAGTGTTCACTGAGAAGATTGTGGGGTTGATGAAGAGTGAAAACTTGTTCGAGTCTCAGGGTGGCCCCATTATACTCTCTCAG ATCGAGAATGAGTATGGGTCACAAAGTAAGTTACTTGGTGCTACTGGTTATAATTACATGACTTGGGCAGCAAATATGGCTATTCAAACAGGAACGGGGGTCCCCTGGGTGATGTGCAAGGAAGAAGATGCCCCAGATCCAGTT ATAAACACATGCAATGGATTTTACTGTGATTCATTCTCCCCCAACAAACCATACAAGCCTACAATTTGGACTGAAGCTTGGAGCGGATG GTTCACGGAATTTGGTGGTCCAATTCACCAGCGTCCAGTTCAGGATTTGGCATTTGCAGTTGCTCGATTCATACAGAAAGGAGGATCCTTTGTTAATTACTACATG TACCATGGCGGAACCAACTTTGGTCGCAGTGCTGGAGGTCCTTTCATTACTACCAGTTATGACTATGATGCTCCAATAGATGAATATG GTTTGATCAGGCAACCAAAGTATGGTCATTTAAAGGAGCTCCATAGGTCTATTAAGATGTGTGAGCGAGCTTTAGTGTCAACTGATCCTATTGTGACGGAATTAGGGACCTATCAACAG GCGCATGTGTACTCTTCAGAATCAGGAGATTGTGCTGCTTTTCTTGCAAACTATGATACAAAATCTGCTGCAAGGGTGTTGTTCAATAACATGCATTATAGCTTGCCTCCTTGGTCCATCAGTATCCTTCCTGATTGCAGAAATGTGGTCTTTAATACTGCAAAG GTTGGAGTTCAAACATCTCAAATGGAAATGTTGCCGGCAAATGATGAGATGCTTTCATGGGAGAGTTATGATGAAGATATTTCTTCTCTGGATGACAGTTCAACATTCACTGCTCTTGGTCTCTTGGAGCAGATAAATGTAACAAGGGATGCTAGTGATTACCTGTGGTACATCACTAG TGTTGATATTGGTTCGTCAGAATCCTTTTTACATGGAGGGAAACTTCCCACTCTCATTGTTCAATCAGCAGGCCATGCTGTGCACATCTTTGTTAATGGAGAGCTTTCAG GTTCTGCCTTTGGGACAAGGGAGAATAAGAGGTTTACATATACTGGAAAGGTCAATTTGCGTGCTGGAAAAAACAAAATTGCATTGCTGAGTGTTGCTGTTGGATTGCAA AATGTGGGTGGACACTTTGAGACATGGAACACAGGAATCCTAGGTCCAGTTGCACTGCATGGACTTGACCAGGGAAAATGGGATTTGTCCTGGCAAAAATGGACATACCAG GTTGGGTTGAAAGGGGAAGCCATGAACCTAGTTTCTCCAAATAGTGTTTCATCTGTTGGGTGGATGGAAGCATCCCTAATTGCAAAAAGACAGCAACCATTAACATGGCATAAG GCCTATTTCAATGCACCTGATGGGAATGAACCTTTGGCTTTGGACATGGAGGGCATGGGAAAGGGTCAAATATGGATTAATGGGCAGAGTATAGGGAGATACTGGACTGCATATGCTACTGGTAATTGCAACGGATGCAGTTATGCAGGAACATTCCGTCCTTCTAAGTGTCAGCTTGGCTGTGGCCAGCCCACCCAGCGATG GTACCACATGCCTCGGTCATGGTTGAAGCCAACCCAAAATCTTTTGGTAGTTTTTGAAGAACTTGGAGGAAATCCCTCTAGAATTTCTCTTGTGAAGAGATCAATGACCAGTGTGTGTGCTGATGTCTCTGAGTTTCATCCAACTATTAAGAATTGGCAAATTGAGAGCTATGGAAGAGCAGAAGAGTTCCATAGCCCCAAGGTTCACCTTCGGTGTAGTCCGGGCCAATCCATTTCTTCCATTAAATTTGCAAGCTTTGGAACTCCTTTGGGAACTTGCGGAAGTTACCAGCAAGGACCTTGCCACGCTCCCGCGTCATACAATATCGTTGAGAAG AAATGCATAGGGAAGCAGAGATGTACAATCACCATATCCAACAGTAACTTTGGCCAAGATCCATGTCCAAATGTTTTGAAGCGGTTGTCAGTCGAAGCTGTCTGTGCTCCAACAAATTGA